Proteins found in one Sphingobium sp. V4 genomic segment:
- a CDS encoding cystathionine gamma-synthase family protein: MTGPTEADLTGADAPRNRRRPKAPIMEIDGRKLKPATLMMGHGYDPTLSEGSLKPPIFLTSTFAFESAAAGKRHFEGVTGIRPGGAEGLVYSRFNGPNQEICEDRLSVWEEAEDALLFSSGMSAIATTLLALVQPGDVIVHSAPLYAATESLIGRILGKFGVQWLDFPAGATEAEIGAVIEKARGLGRVALLYLESPANPTNVLVDLEAVVARRNALFSGEAHVPPIAIDNTFLGPLWHKPIAHGADLVIYSLTKYAGGHSDLVAGGVLGSNALINSIRLMRNTIGTILDPHSAWMLLRSLETLELRMSRAGENAAKVCAWLRAQPQVEKIVYLGFPETERQADIYRRHCTGAGSTFSLYLKGGEAEAFAFLDALKIAKLAVSLGGTETLASHPAAMTHLSVPAERKQALAISDNMVRISIGCEDADDLIADFAQALRQVG; the protein is encoded by the coding sequence ATGACCGGCCCGACCGAAGCCGACCTCACCGGCGCGGACGCCCCGCGCAACCGTCGCCGTCCCAAGGCGCCCATCATGGAAATTGACGGCCGCAAGCTGAAGCCCGCCACCTTGATGATGGGCCATGGCTACGACCCGACCCTGTCGGAAGGATCGCTCAAGCCGCCCATCTTCCTCACATCCACCTTCGCCTTCGAAAGCGCGGCGGCGGGCAAGCGCCATTTCGAGGGCGTGACCGGCATCCGTCCCGGCGGGGCGGAAGGACTGGTCTATTCCCGTTTCAACGGTCCCAATCAGGAGATTTGCGAGGATCGGCTCTCGGTGTGGGAGGAGGCGGAGGACGCGCTGCTCTTTTCCAGCGGCATGTCGGCCATCGCCACCACCCTGCTCGCACTGGTCCAGCCGGGCGATGTCATCGTCCATTCTGCCCCCCTCTACGCCGCGACCGAATCGCTGATCGGCCGCATATTGGGTAAATTCGGGGTGCAATGGCTCGATTTCCCCGCCGGCGCGACCGAGGCGGAGATCGGCGCGGTGATCGAGAAAGCGAGGGGACTGGGCCGGGTCGCGCTTCTCTATCTGGAGAGCCCGGCCAATCCGACCAATGTTCTGGTCGATCTGGAAGCGGTAGTCGCGCGGCGCAACGCCCTCTTCTCCGGCGAGGCGCATGTCCCGCCGATCGCGATCGACAATACTTTCCTCGGCCCGCTGTGGCACAAGCCGATCGCCCATGGCGCCGACCTCGTCATCTACAGCCTGACCAAATATGCCGGCGGGCATAGCGATCTGGTCGCGGGCGGTGTGCTGGGGAGCAACGCGCTCATCAACAGCATCCGGCTGATGCGCAACACCATCGGCACCATCCTCGACCCGCACAGCGCCTGGATGCTGCTCCGCAGCCTCGAAACGCTGGAATTGCGGATGAGCCGGGCGGGCGAGAATGCGGCGAAGGTCTGCGCCTGGCTGAGGGCCCAGCCGCAGGTGGAGAAAATCGTCTATCTCGGCTTCCCGGAGACGGAGCGGCAGGCCGACATCTACCGCCGCCACTGCACCGGGGCGGGATCGACCTTCTCGCTCTATCTGAAGGGCGGCGAGGCGGAAGCCTTCGCCTTTCTCGACGCGCTCAAGATCGCCAAGCTGGCGGTCAGCCTGGGCGGCACCGAAACGCTGGCCAGCCATCCCGCCGCGATGACCCATCTATCGGTGCCGGCTGAGCGCAAGCAGGCGCTGGCGATCAGCGACAATATGGTCCGCATCTCGATCGGCTGCGAGGATGCCGACGATCTGATCGCCGATTTCGCCCAGGCGCTGCGGCAGGTCGGATGA
- a CDS encoding 2-hydroxyacid dehydrogenase: MSDAHPAVPPVVLIAQPHLAPLLGVLAADYDVMPLWEQGGRARLGDAAALVTAGEFPLDPALIAAMPRLGLIACFTVGYDGVDLDLARSRGIAVTHAGNANAEDVADHAIGLMLAHRRWIVEGDRQLRAGLWTAQAKTITRSMGGARLGIVGMGAIGVATAERAQAMKMRVGWWGPRDKPALPWPRATSLMALAQDSDILLIAARAADDNRGMIAAAILDALGPSGLLVNVARGQLVDEAALIDALRDGRLGGAALDVFDPEPTDPARWADVPNVVLTPHTGGATQEAVGRMVQMLQANLAAHFAGEPLPAPVRDPGRSAGHSLP, encoded by the coding sequence ATGAGCGACGCGCATCCGGCCGTCCCGCCCGTCGTCCTGATCGCCCAGCCGCATCTCGCGCCGCTGCTGGGCGTATTGGCGGCGGACTATGACGTCATGCCGTTGTGGGAGCAGGGCGGGCGCGCCCGGCTTGGCGACGCGGCGGCGCTGGTGACGGCGGGGGAGTTCCCGCTCGACCCCGCGCTGATCGCGGCGATGCCGCGCCTCGGCCTCATCGCCTGCTTCACCGTGGGCTATGACGGGGTCGACCTGGATCTCGCCCGGTCGCGTGGCATCGCCGTCACCCATGCGGGCAATGCCAATGCGGAGGATGTCGCAGACCATGCGATCGGGCTGATGCTGGCGCATCGTCGCTGGATCGTCGAGGGCGACCGGCAACTGCGCGCCGGGCTGTGGACAGCGCAGGCCAAGACGATCACCCGCTCGATGGGCGGTGCCCGGCTGGGGATCGTGGGCATGGGCGCGATCGGCGTGGCAACGGCGGAGCGGGCGCAGGCGATGAAGATGCGTGTCGGCTGGTGGGGACCGCGGGACAAGCCCGCCCTCCCCTGGCCGCGCGCGACAAGCCTGATGGCGCTGGCGCAGGACAGCGACATATTGCTGATTGCCGCGCGCGCCGCGGACGACAATCGCGGCATGATTGCGGCCGCCATCCTCGACGCGCTTGGTCCCTCCGGGCTGCTGGTGAATGTCGCACGCGGGCAACTGGTCGACGAGGCCGCCCTGATCGACGCGCTCAGGGACGGACGGCTTGGCGGCGCGGCGCTCGACGTGTTCGATCCCGAACCGACCGACCCCGCGCGCTGGGCCGACGTCCCCAATGTCGTGCTGACGCCCCATACCGGCGGCGCGACCCAGGAAGCGGTCGGGCGCATGGTGCAGATGCTGCAAGCCAATCTCGCCGCTCATTTCGCGGGCGAACCCCTGCCCGCCCCGGTCCGTGATCCTGGGCGGTCAGCGGGCCACTCTCTGCCCTAG
- a CDS encoding HAD-IB family hydrolase codes for MTTHRLAIYDMDRTVTFSGTYTGFLLHVARRMAPWRLLLFPCVILLMLAYVVKLITRQRLKELNQALMIGHHVERAKLMPHIESYADKVVATNLRQGAVAQIAKDRADGYRLVLATASYRLYVEPIARRLGFDAVIATDHLSQDLRYVRARIAGENCYDTGKLRMIKAWMAAEAIDRSQAQIRAYSDHVSDAPMLEFADIPFASNPHKPLAKLAAERGWTRVDWN; via the coding sequence ATGACGACGCACAGGCTGGCGATCTACGACATGGACCGCACGGTGACCTTCAGTGGCACCTATACGGGTTTCCTTCTGCATGTGGCGCGGCGGATGGCTCCGTGGCGGCTGTTGCTGTTCCCCTGCGTCATTCTGCTGATGCTGGCCTATGTGGTGAAGCTGATTACGCGCCAGCGGTTGAAGGAACTGAACCAGGCACTGATGATCGGCCATCATGTCGAACGGGCGAAGCTGATGCCGCATATCGAAAGCTATGCCGACAAGGTGGTGGCGACCAATTTGCGGCAGGGCGCGGTAGCGCAGATCGCGAAGGACCGGGCGGACGGCTATCGGCTTGTGCTGGCGACCGCCTCCTACCGCCTCTATGTCGAGCCGATCGCGCGGCGGCTGGGTTTCGACGCGGTGATCGCGACCGATCATCTGAGCCAGGATCTGCGCTATGTCCGCGCCAGGATCGCGGGCGAGAATTGTTACGACACGGGCAAGCTGCGGATGATCAAGGCCTGGATGGCGGCCGAGGCGATCGACCGCAGCCAGGCCCAGATCCGCGCCTATTCCGACCATGTGTCGGACGCGCCGATGCTGGAATTCGCCGACATTCCCTTCGCCTCCAACCCGCACAAGCCGCTGGCGAAGCTGGCGGCGGAGCGGGGCTGGACGCGGGTGGACTGGAACTAG
- a CDS encoding MlaE family lipid ABC transporter permease subunit codes for MNKAADLAEEKRDGGTVIRLSGNLAIACLHDLPDRLDGLQGPVSAIDLSGVDHIDTIGAWTVLRTAKRLGAEVTGAHDDARRLIDTVGQLDEPVPIRPEHVHALRRVVGQIGEAVANSGATLLGLLGFFGATLVASWSLIRHPRRFRWNAVIQRFEVVGVSALGIIGLMSFLIGIVIAQQGSVQLRQFGMEMLTINLVGRLTFRELGVLMTAIMVAGRSGSAFAAQLGTMKLTEEIDAMRTIGVSPMEALVLPRTLAVVVMMPLLGFYSSIVAIIGGGFLCAVALEIPPITFVQRLREVVPITDLWVGLIKAPVFGIIIALSGCFQGMQVKANAEEVGMRTTAAVVQAIFLVIVIDAFFAVFFTWVGWN; via the coding sequence ATGAACAAAGCCGCCGACCTTGCAGAAGAAAAGCGCGATGGCGGCACGGTAATACGGCTTTCGGGAAACCTGGCCATAGCGTGCCTCCACGACCTGCCCGATCGGCTCGACGGCCTTCAGGGTCCGGTCAGCGCCATCGACCTGTCCGGGGTCGACCATATCGACACGATCGGCGCCTGGACGGTGCTTCGCACGGCCAAGCGGCTGGGCGCGGAAGTCACTGGCGCGCATGACGACGCCCGGCGCCTGATCGATACCGTAGGCCAGCTGGACGAGCCGGTGCCGATCCGGCCGGAGCATGTTCATGCGCTGCGCCGCGTCGTCGGCCAGATCGGCGAAGCGGTCGCCAATTCCGGCGCAACGCTGCTCGGCCTGCTCGGCTTCTTCGGCGCGACGCTGGTGGCAAGCTGGAGCCTGATCCGCCATCCCCGCCGTTTCCGGTGGAACGCCGTCATCCAGCGGTTCGAAGTGGTGGGCGTTTCCGCGCTCGGCATCATCGGCCTGATGAGCTTCCTGATCGGCATCGTCATCGCCCAGCAGGGATCGGTGCAGCTGCGCCAGTTCGGCATGGAGATGCTGACCATCAACCTGGTCGGCCGCCTCACCTTCCGCGAACTGGGCGTGCTCATGACCGCGATCATGGTCGCGGGTCGCTCGGGTTCCGCCTTCGCCGCGCAACTGGGCACGATGAAGCTGACCGAGGAAATCGACGCGATGCGTACTATCGGCGTATCGCCGATGGAAGCGCTGGTGCTCCCGCGCACGCTCGCCGTCGTCGTCATGATGCCGCTGCTCGGCTTCTACAGCTCGATCGTCGCGATCATCGGTGGCGGCTTCCTGTGCGCCGTGGCGCTGGAGATTCCCCCCATCACCTTCGTCCAGCGGCTGCGCGAAGTGGTGCCGATCACCGACCTGTGGGTCGGCCTCATCAAGGCGCCGGTGTTCGGCATCATCATCGCCCTGTCGGGCTGCTTCCAGGGTATGCAGGTCAAGGCGAACGCCGAAGAGGTCGGTATGCGTACCACCGCGGCGGTCGTGCAGGCCATCTTCCTCGTCATCGTCATCGACGCCTTCTTCGCGGTCTTCTTCACCTGGGTGGGCTGGAACTGA
- a CDS encoding ABC transporter ATP-binding protein → MSEEEIQQAEERRIEQAVETADIAIKVRGLRNSFGDQVVHEHLDLDVRKGEILGVVGGSGTGKSVLMRSIIGLQTPDEGEVCVFGESMIGRLDDEALAIRKRWGVLFQGGALFSTLTVAENVEVPIREYYPNIGPQLRDEIAAYKIRLTGLPTEAGPKYPSELSGGMKKRAGLARALALDPDLLFLDEPTAGLDPIGAAAFDDQTRKLQQTLGLTVFLITHDLDTLYSICDRVAVLADRKVIAVGTIEELLATDHAWIQEYFNGPRGRAATAAVEREKNRAAAASPDGRR, encoded by the coding sequence ATGAGCGAGGAGGAAATCCAGCAGGCCGAGGAGCGCCGCATCGAGCAAGCGGTGGAAACCGCCGACATCGCCATCAAGGTGCGCGGCCTGCGAAACAGTTTCGGCGATCAGGTCGTGCACGAACATCTCGACCTGGACGTGCGCAAGGGCGAGATATTGGGCGTGGTCGGCGGATCGGGCACGGGCAAGTCCGTCCTGATGCGTTCGATCATCGGCCTCCAGACACCGGACGAGGGCGAGGTCTGCGTCTTCGGCGAATCGATGATCGGGCGGCTGGACGACGAGGCGCTGGCGATCCGCAAGCGCTGGGGCGTGCTGTTCCAGGGCGGCGCGCTCTTTTCCACGCTGACCGTTGCCGAAAATGTCGAGGTGCCGATCCGCGAATATTATCCCAATATCGGGCCGCAACTGCGCGACGAGATCGCCGCCTACAAGATCCGCCTCACCGGCCTGCCGACCGAGGCTGGCCCCAAATATCCGTCCGAACTGTCGGGCGGCATGAAGAAGCGCGCGGGTCTTGCCCGCGCTCTGGCGCTGGACCCGGACCTTCTGTTCCTGGACGAACCGACGGCCGGCCTCGACCCGATCGGCGCGGCCGCCTTCGACGATCAGACCCGCAAGCTGCAACAGACGCTGGGCCTCACCGTGTTCCTCATCACCCACGACCTCGATACGCTCTATTCCATCTGCGACCGGGTGGCGGTGCTGGCGGACAGGAAGGTGATCGCGGTCGGCACGATCGAGGAACTGCTGGCCACCGATCATGCGTGGATACAGGAATATTTCAACGGCCCGCGCGGCCGCGCCGCGACGGCGGCGGTCGAACGCGAAAAGAACAGGGCGGCCGCCGCGTCGCCGGACGGAAGGCGATAG
- a CDS encoding MlaD family protein — translation METRSNHVLVGTVTLLLLAAVMIAAFWFSRLSQGDNMEYDIFFKQSVNGLAKGSSVNYAGVPSGQVEKIELWKRDPSFVKVRISVKEGTPVLQGTTATIAGVGFTGVSEIVLDGAVKGAPPIICPAENTMAVCPDGVPVIPTKPGALGELLNNAPQLLERLSTLTERLTELLNDKNQQSIAGILANVERVSGALADRSPEIAATLAEARIAVQRTGVAVEQIGKLAATTDALLNDEGKPLMADLRKTVQSATRSIDTLDKTIGEAQPGVKAFSNQTMPEVNQLVRDLREMSRAFRGVAEKLDQQGAGSLVGSPKLPDYKN, via the coding sequence ATGGAAACCCGCTCCAATCATGTGCTGGTCGGCACGGTCACGCTGCTGCTGCTGGCCGCGGTCATGATCGCCGCCTTCTGGTTCTCGCGCCTGTCGCAGGGCGACAACATGGAATATGACATCTTCTTCAAACAGTCGGTCAACGGCCTGGCGAAGGGTTCGAGCGTCAACTATGCGGGCGTGCCGTCCGGCCAGGTCGAGAAGATCGAGCTGTGGAAGCGCGATCCGAGCTTCGTGAAGGTGCGTATTTCCGTCAAGGAGGGCACGCCGGTGCTCCAGGGGACGACCGCCACCATTGCCGGCGTCGGCTTCACCGGCGTCAGCGAGATCGTGCTGGATGGCGCGGTCAAGGGCGCGCCACCGATCATCTGCCCGGCGGAAAACACCATGGCCGTCTGCCCCGATGGCGTGCCGGTGATCCCGACCAAGCCCGGCGCGCTGGGCGAACTGCTCAACAACGCCCCCCAGCTGCTGGAACGGCTGTCGACGCTCACGGAACGGCTGACCGAACTGCTCAACGACAAGAACCAGCAGTCGATCGCCGGCATCCTCGCCAATGTCGAGCGGGTGTCCGGCGCGCTGGCCGACCGCAGCCCCGAAATCGCCGCCACCCTCGCCGAAGCGCGGATCGCGGTGCAGCGGACCGGCGTGGCGGTCGAGCAGATCGGCAAGCTCGCCGCCACCACCGATGCGCTGCTCAACGACGAGGGCAAGCCGCTGATGGCCGATCTGCGCAAGACCGTGCAGTCGGCGACGCGCAGCATCGACACGCTCGACAAGACGATCGGCGAGGCGCAGCCGGGCGTAAAGGCGTTCAGCAACCAGACCATGCCCGAAGTGAACCAGTTGGTGCGCGACCTGCGCGAAATGTCGCGCGCCTTCCGCGGGGTCGCCGAAAAGCTGGACCAGCAGGGCGCCGGGTCGCTGGTCGGATCGCCCAAGCTGCCGGACTACAAGAATTGA
- a CDS encoding ABC-type transport auxiliary lipoprotein family protein, whose product MFHVKQQGALAALAAAVLLSGCVSFGAKPPAQLLTLDAAQKVPAGAARVAGSGRTLIVADPEAPKMLDTIRVPVQMTPTSVAYVTKVQWADTPRHLFRRLMAETISATTDRVVLDSGQFSGDGGQRLSGELVAFTIDQASHNAIVTYDAVLTTPAGVALARQRFTASAPVSGKIEATTVGAPLNTAANKVATDVAAWVAAVKE is encoded by the coding sequence ATGTTCCATGTGAAACAACAGGGCGCGCTGGCCGCCCTCGCCGCCGCCGTCCTGCTGTCGGGCTGCGTTTCCTTCGGCGCCAAGCCGCCGGCGCAATTGCTGACGCTCGACGCGGCCCAAAAGGTGCCGGCGGGGGCCGCGCGGGTGGCGGGCAGCGGACGGACGCTGATAGTCGCCGATCCCGAGGCGCCCAAGATGCTGGATACGATCCGCGTCCCGGTACAGATGACGCCGACTTCGGTCGCCTATGTGACCAAGGTCCAGTGGGCCGATACGCCACGTCACCTGTTCCGCCGGCTTATGGCCGAAACCATATCCGCGACGACCGACCGGGTGGTGCTCGATTCGGGCCAGTTCTCCGGCGACGGCGGTCAGCGCCTGTCGGGCGAACTTGTCGCCTTCACCATCGATCAGGCCAGCCATAACGCGATCGTCACCTATGATGCGGTGCTGACCACGCCGGCGGGCGTCGCGCTGGCCCGCCAGCGCTTCACCGCCAGCGCGCCGGTCAGCGGCAAGATCGAAGCGACCACCGTCGGCGCCCCGCTCAATACCGCCGCCAACAAGGTCGCGACCGATGTCGCCGCTTGGGTCGCAGCGGTGAAGGAATAG
- the pepN gene encoding aminopeptidase N translates to MADMLSTNAAAPAVIRRADYSAPDWLVPDIALDFDLDPALTRVRATLSVTRNGDHARPLRLDGDGLVPLEVKIDGRLLGDEEWHLEAGALIIALTGATHSIETLVELAPESNSKLMGLYASGGLLCTQCEAEGFRRITFFPDRPDVLSRYSVRMAADKTRFPVLLANGDPIDQGELDGGRHWALWNDPFPKPCYLFALVAGDLACNADRFVTMSGREVRLGIWVKEADLPRTAHAMQALKNSMAWDERVYGREYDLDVFNIVAVADFNFGAMENKGLNIFNSRYILADPETATDIDYDGVEGVVAHEYFHNWSGNRVTCRDWFQLSLKEGFTVFRDQNFSADMGSHAVKRIEDVRILRAAQFQEDSGPLAHPVRPESYMEISNFYTATIYNKGAEVIRMMALMLGPERFRAGTDLYFDRHDGEAATCEDFVRAMEEGGEIDLGQFRLWYEQAGTPHVRALLSHDPVAQSVELTLEQTVPATPGQPDKRPMAIPLRTALFDPAMGQHHGDALLMLTEARQSFTFTGFAGAPVLSINRGFSAPVIVETNRSQDDLAFLSAHDDDPFARYEAMQQLMVNVLVGRIAGQDVDDAAVIAAIRNILTDVALDPAFVAEVIRLPSEAYLGDQMRQVDPDAIHAARDALQHKIGAELEPFWRDVHAKTRANAFSLSSSAKGARKLRNAALHYLVASGTGDGPAIAFAQFSDADNMTERQAALGTLANGASAERVAALDIFYNRYSGDALTLDKWFQTQAFALHLDTVDQVEELSRHKDFTLANPNRVRSLYGAFAGNQWAFHHRSGKGYRLVADCIIALDKLNPQTAARLVPPLGRWKRFDEGRAGLMRAELQRILAEPGLSKDVMEQASKSLE, encoded by the coding sequence ATGGCCGATATGCTCTCCACCAACGCCGCCGCTCCCGCCGTCATCCGCCGCGCCGACTATAGCGCGCCCGACTGGCTGGTGCCCGACATCGCGCTCGATTTCGACCTCGATCCCGCGCTGACGCGCGTGCGCGCGACGCTCTCCGTCACGCGCAATGGCGATCATGCCCGCCCGCTGCGGCTGGATGGGGACGGGTTGGTGCCGCTGGAAGTGAAGATCGACGGCCGCTTGCTCGGCGACGAGGAATGGCATCTGGAAGCCGGCGCGCTCATCATCGCGCTGACCGGCGCAACACACAGCATCGAGACGCTGGTTGAGCTGGCGCCGGAGAGCAACAGCAAGCTGATGGGCCTTTACGCCAGCGGTGGGCTGCTCTGCACCCAGTGCGAGGCCGAGGGATTCCGTCGGATAACCTTCTTTCCCGATCGCCCTGACGTCCTCTCGCGCTACAGCGTTCGCATGGCGGCCGACAAGACGCGCTTTCCCGTGCTGCTCGCCAATGGCGACCCGATCGACCAGGGCGAACTGGACGGTGGCCGCCATTGGGCGCTCTGGAACGACCCCTTCCCCAAGCCCTGCTACCTGTTCGCTCTGGTGGCGGGCGACCTCGCGTGCAATGCCGACCGCTTCGTGACGATGAGCGGACGGGAAGTGCGCCTCGGCATCTGGGTCAAGGAGGCCGACCTGCCGCGCACGGCTCACGCCATGCAGGCGCTCAAGAACAGCATGGCCTGGGACGAACGCGTCTATGGCCGCGAATATGACCTGGATGTGTTCAACATCGTGGCGGTGGCCGACTTCAATTTCGGCGCGATGGAGAACAAAGGCCTCAACATATTCAATTCCCGCTATATTCTGGCCGATCCGGAGACCGCGACCGACATCGATTATGACGGGGTCGAGGGTGTGGTGGCGCATGAATATTTTCACAACTGGTCGGGCAATCGCGTCACCTGCCGCGACTGGTTCCAGCTGAGCCTGAAGGAAGGCTTCACCGTCTTTCGCGACCAGAATTTTTCCGCCGACATGGGCAGCCATGCGGTCAAGCGGATCGAGGATGTCCGTATCCTGCGGGCCGCCCAGTTCCAGGAGGATTCAGGGCCGCTGGCGCATCCGGTTCGCCCTGAATCCTATATGGAAATCAGCAACTTCTACACGGCGACCATCTACAACAAGGGTGCGGAAGTGATCCGCATGATGGCGCTGATGCTCGGCCCGGAACGGTTCCGCGCGGGCACGGACCTCTATTTCGACCGGCATGACGGCGAAGCGGCGACGTGCGAGGATTTCGTGCGTGCGATGGAGGAGGGCGGCGAGATCGACCTCGGCCAGTTCCGCCTCTGGTATGAACAGGCGGGCACGCCGCACGTGCGCGCGCTTCTGTCACATGATCCGGTGGCGCAGAGCGTCGAGCTGACGCTGGAGCAGACCGTGCCTGCCACGCCGGGCCAGCCCGACAAGCGGCCAATGGCGATCCCGCTGCGTACCGCGCTGTTCGACCCGGCGATGGGGCAGCATCATGGCGATGCGTTGCTGATGCTGACGGAGGCGCGGCAGAGCTTCACCTTCACTGGCTTTGCCGGCGCGCCGGTCCTGTCGATCAATCGCGGTTTTTCGGCACCGGTGATCGTCGAAACCAACCGCAGCCAGGACGATCTGGCCTTCCTGTCGGCGCATGATGATGACCCCTTCGCCCGTTATGAAGCGATGCAGCAGCTGATGGTCAATGTGCTGGTGGGCCGCATCGCGGGGCAGGATGTGGACGATGCCGCCGTGATCGCCGCGATCCGCAACATATTGACCGACGTGGCATTGGACCCGGCGTTCGTGGCCGAAGTTATCCGCCTGCCGAGCGAAGCCTATCTGGGCGACCAGATGCGGCAGGTCGATCCCGACGCGATCCACGCGGCGCGCGACGCGCTGCAACACAAGATCGGCGCGGAGCTGGAACCGTTCTGGCGCGATGTCCATGCCAAGACCCGGGCCAACGCCTTCTCGCTGTCGTCGTCGGCCAAGGGCGCGCGCAAGCTGCGCAACGCTGCGCTCCATTATCTGGTCGCGTCGGGGACGGGGGATGGCCCGGCCATTGCCTTCGCCCAGTTCAGCGATGCCGATAATATGACCGAGCGTCAGGCGGCGCTCGGTACGCTCGCCAACGGCGCCAGCGCCGAGCGGGTGGCGGCGCTCGACATCTTCTACAACCGCTATTCGGGTGACGCGCTGACGCTGGACAAATGGTTCCAGACCCAGGCCTTCGCCCTTCATCTCGATACGGTCGACCAGGTCGAGGAGTTGAGCCGGCACAAGGACTTCACGCTCGCCAATCCCAATCGCGTGCGATCGCTCTATGGCGCCTTCGCGGGCAACCAGTGGGCGTTCCACCATAGGTCGGGCAAGGGATACCGGCTGGTCGCCGACTGCATCATCGCGCTCGACAAGCTGAACCCGCAGACGGCGGCACGGCTGGTGCCGCCGCTGGGCCGCTGGAAGCGGTTCGACGAGGGGCGCGCTGGCCTGATGCGCGCGGAATTGCAGCGCATCCTGGCGGAACCGGGCCTGTCCAAGGATGTGATGGAGCAGGCGAGCAAGAGCCTGGAGTGA
- a CDS encoding ParB/RepB/Spo0J family partition protein — MSDETTDKPKIAKRPQGLGRGLSALLGDVSREEPIAPAAVPQANGKAVQSIEVALIHPHPEQPRRHFDDGALQELADSIAKRGVIQPIIVRPHGGGFQIIAGERRWRAAQRAQLHRIPAIVRDFDEQETLEIALIENIQREDLNPIEEAEAYRKLIAEFHHSQEALGRIVGKSRSHVANLMRLLDLPEPVQQQLMYNRISMGHARALIGAPDCERLAQQVEEKGLSVRDTEQLVRRVKTGADAPAARRSAGAVGDKDPDIAALERHLADILGLKVDIGHDGASTGGTLALRYSNLDQLDMLCQRLSGERI; from the coding sequence TTGAGCGACGAAACGACCGACAAGCCGAAGATCGCCAAGCGTCCCCAGGGTCTGGGTCGAGGTCTGTCCGCCCTGTTGGGCGATGTCTCCCGCGAAGAGCCGATCGCGCCTGCCGCCGTGCCGCAAGCCAATGGCAAGGCCGTGCAGAGCATCGAAGTCGCGCTTATCCATCCCCACCCGGAGCAGCCGCGGCGGCATTTCGATGATGGCGCATTGCAGGAGCTGGCCGACAGCATCGCCAAGCGGGGGGTGATCCAGCCGATCATCGTGCGCCCCCATGGCGGCGGATTCCAGATCATCGCGGGCGAGCGGCGCTGGCGCGCGGCGCAGCGCGCCCAGCTTCATCGCATCCCCGCCATCGTCCGCGATTTCGACGAGCAGGAAACGCTGGAAATCGCGCTGATCGAGAATATCCAGCGCGAAGACCTCAATCCGATCGAAGAGGCTGAAGCCTATCGCAAGCTGATCGCCGAATTTCATCACAGCCAGGAGGCGCTTGGCCGGATTGTCGGCAAGTCGCGCAGCCATGTCGCCAATCTGATGCGCCTGCTCGACCTGCCCGAGCCAGTGCAGCAGCAGCTGATGTACAATCGGATCAGCATGGGCCATGCCCGCGCGCTGATCGGGGCGCCTGATTGCGAAAGGCTGGCGCAACAGGTCGAGGAAAAGGGCCTTTCCGTCCGAGACACCGAGCAGCTGGTGCGGCGGGTCAAGACCGGCGCTGACGCACCGGCAGCGCGTCGCAGCGCGGGCGCGGTCGGAGACAAGGATCCTGACATCGCGGCGCTGGAACGGCATCTGGCGGACATATTGGGGCTGAAGGTCGACATTGGCCATGACGGTGCCTCGACCGGAGGGACGCTGGCGCTGCGCTATTCCAATCTCGATCAGCTCGACATGCTGTGCCAGCGCCTGTCCGGCGAGCGGATTTGA